The Chitinophaga pinensis DSM 2588 region CTGCTCTACAGCAATTCACCCGATTTCCGGCCACACCAGTACAACGGTCATCCGGTGCTACACGAAGCATATCTGAACAACAGGTTCTATTTCTGCGGCACAGAAACAGCCGCCTTACATCCTGGTTATATGGAAGGAGCCGTACTATCAGCGATAACAGTAGCAGAAAAGCTAAACATGCAATAAGGAACATAACTTCGACCTATTCCTGCTCATCCAGTTTTTCCCGGACAGTTTTATAAACAGCTTCCATCAGTTCATTCGCCGGCATACGTTTTGCATCACGCGATATTGATATTGTTGACCAGTCCCAATCCTATTTCAAGGTTCTTCGGAATAGGCAGGAAACATGCTCCAGAAACTGGAATGATAAAATACACAGGCATTTACATCCTGAGAAAGATATATTTTCTTGGGAAACCGGGTATTCGTCTCGTTCGTCTCCACTCTTGCCTCTTTTTCATCTTTGGAAACAGTAAAAACGAACTTTACCATGAAGAATACAACAGCACCGCCCAGCACGAGCAGACCAAGCCCCGCGATAATAGTCATAACGCCTGGTACCTTAGTTGCCAGCCAACACCCTATATAACAACACAATACAGCAAAAGCTACAGATGCAGCCAGTAAAATCAGGTAGGTTATCAGAAATAACACGATAGTGCTGATAACTTTAATCGCCTGTTTACGAAATCCGACAGAGGGTTGTAACTTCTCTGCATAAACATTCACAGGACCTGTGGGGATATAACAATTCCTTCATATGGTATAGTACGTCTTAGAACAATGGATTAGATATAACAAAAAAGCCGGCATTCACATGCCGGCCTTAACACAAATATTCACCTTACTTCACATCCGGATCAAAGTCCAATGATACGGAGTTCATACAAAACCTTTTATACGTGGGTGCGGGACCGTCATCAAAGATATGCCCCAGGTGAGAGTTACATCTGGCACACTCTACTTCGATACGATGCATACCATACGAGTTATCATCCTTATAGATCACGCTGTTCTCCCGCACTGGTTCAAAGAAACTCGGCCAGCCACAACTGCTTGCAAATTTCGCATCAGATCTGAACAGTTTATTACCGCACACCGCACAGTAGTAAGTACCTTTCGCTTCACTATCCCAGTATTCACCGGTAAAGGCGCGCTCAGTACCCTGCTCCCTGGATACGTTATAGAGATCCGAAGGCAGAATCTTCTTCCATTCTGCATTGCTTACATTCAGATGGCTCGTGTCAGTACGTGAGTAGTATGGGTTGTTTTCCTTGTTCATATCTTTCTTCTTTTGTGCATTCCCCTGACAGGCTGATAGCAGCAGGGAAACGAATACAATGATAAATCCTGCTTTCATGTTTATATGATTTAATCAAACATCATTCCTGTTTTAATTTTCCCTTGAAAGCCGCTCTAAACTTGTCTCTCTTAGGTTTGATCACGAACTGACAATACGGCGCCTTT contains the following coding sequences:
- the msrB gene encoding peptide-methionine (R)-S-oxide reductase MsrB, with product MKAGFIIVFVSLLLSACQGNAQKKKDMNKENNPYYSRTDTSHLNVSNAEWKKILPSDLYNVSREQGTERAFTGEYWDSEAKGTYYCAVCGNKLFRSDAKFASSCGWPSFFEPVRENSVIYKDDNSYGMHRIEVECARCNSHLGHIFDDGPAPTYKRFCMNSVSLDFDPDVK